The window CTCCTGTGTTGCAGCTTTCATGAAATGGCAATGTACGACCTCCCAGCCATGATCAACTTTGTTCTGCAGAAGACTGGGCAGAAGCAGATATATTATGTTGGCTACTCCCAGGGCTGCACGATCGGTGCGTTAGCAGGGGTTGCACATGACATTGCCTGGACCACcttgaaatgttaattttggtGTTTgtaagcagaaagcagagaggtCCTGTCTTTGTGGGCTGCTTAGCAGGCAGGCTAGGTAGAAGGTCTCTTGCAGGGAGAAGTCCCACAGCAGTCCTGCTTTCTATATGAGACATCTGGGAGCACCAGCATGCTCTAGGGTAGTAAGAAAGCCCCTGGTGACCTCAGTAAGCTCCTTGCTGCAACTATAATTCAACCTAGAAAACTGAATTGAAGTGTTCCACATCAAAACCAAAGGCATTTTGCATGGACAtcacagcttctgctttctgatGAAATGTACGGTGCTCCTTTTTACCAGTTGAGCCATCAGGGGTATAAGATAACCTCTGTGATGATGACACCCTTCAGCAGTGGTTGCTGGAAGGTGACAGTACTGCTGGGGCAGGACTTCCCATCAGTGTTAGTCGCTGAAATGCCTCATCAGTCACTTCTAACTGTAGGAATAAAGGCATTGTCTCCTTTTGGACATCTCTAGCACCAATGTGTAAGCAGAAAGGTGGCAAGAGAACCCAGGTTTCTAATTGGAGATAATGCCAGCTAAACAGCTCCGGGCAGCGGGTCCAAGTGAACCCTCAGATTAAGCACCTGAAGAAAGATTGACCACGTCTcaggctgtttttctgttttctcagcatTCATTGCATTTTCATCTATGCCAGAACTGGCTCAGAAAATCAGAATGTTTTTTGCCCTGGCTCCAGCAGTGACAATCAAGCATGCCAAAAGTCCCATCGTGAAAATGTCCTTCCTTCTGGACAGGCAATTCAGGATGTTTCCGGTAGGAGATCACTCTATGCTCTCCTCCCCCAAACACTAGAAAAGGGATTGTGCCTAGATGCAGTCCATGGGCTATCCGATGCAGCAGAAAACAGTTATTTCCTGCTGATTCCTAAGCACAGACACGATTCAGGTGAGGCACGCTCCTGCGTAGTCACTTTGTTGAGTGCATGCCTTCCTTCCACCTGTAGGAGCGTCAGGTGTTGAAACTGGTCTTTCTATGGgggctcttgttgaattcccaAACAGACTGCCTGGAAAAGACAGTAATGACATGTTGATTTTAATGACAGTGAAAAATTAATCCAATGCTTGGGGGAGGTGGGGCGAAAGAGTCCCAGATATTTATTTACCTGGTGTTCATTCAAACAGCATCACCTCCTGCAATGACCTGTACAGATCTCAGCGAGGCAGGAGGGCAAAGGAGAAGCAGGTTTGACTTCTGCAGGCTCCCTGTGCTTCACATCCCCTCACCGCCCAGCCGGTGGGACAGCTCATGGGGAcactggccagtggcaggtcaAGGGAGGCAGTCCAAAGGCTaggctgcaggaagggaaaCACAAGAAATCAACTTTGCCCTTTGcttctgcagcttctgctcGGCAGAACCGATGCCTCGCTACGGATAAGGAAGctgtggggttttcttccccagctgtgcAGGCACCCGCTGCTGCACAAGCCCTGTGCCAACCTCCTCTTTCTGTTGGGTGGCTACAATGAGAAGAACCTCAACATGGTGAGAGCGCTGCCCTCTGTGGGGGTGACGGAGCCGGAGCCCCAGGGTGCACTGCTCAGGGGCACCCAGCAGCACCCGCTGGCTCTGCCGACCCCTCTGTCTGcagcctgtcccctccctgccaaACACCCAGCCCAGCCGGCTCTAGCCGCCTACACCTGGTGCTCACAGGCAAGCAGATGCTGCAAGGGCAATGTGTGCCCTCTGCCAGATCCCtcttttgctgcttctcctccctggGTAGGAAAagtccccaggctctgctgggtgaACATCAGTGACCAGGTGGCACTTGATAGCATCTCTGGGTTAGGGCTGCCTGTCACTGAGACCAGCTGTACctcccaccagcacccctgggGTGCAGCCCCTGCTCCTTACCCACTCTACATCAAGTCTGCTGAAGCAGCATCTGAGTGACCATGGGTAGTCACTAAGGTCTTGAGCACCATCCCTGAGCCTAGATGAAGTATCTCCAGGAGCTAGGGGTACCTCATCCTCCATCACCATACTCTCCCTGGAGCTGTCTCAGAGGAattgatttttaatgaaaattacattCCTGAACCTGACCCAACTCTCAGGCAGCATGACTCAGCAGTAGCTCTTTTGCATCATCTGGCAACTGCCATCCTCGCTTCTATCCATTGGAAAGCAACGGTAACTTGAACGTGTTTCCTTGCAGACGCGGCTGGATGTGTACACATCCCACTATCCAGATAGGACATCTGTCAAAAACATGATACATTGGGCCCAGGTAGGTTTCCTGAAATGCAGACACTTCACCCCAGATGGTCCCTTCACTGAGAGTCTGGTGTGTCCAGGGCAGACATGAGAGGTCAGGGATCTTGGATGTTAACAGCTCCTGAGAAAGTAAAGGCAAGAAATCAGGCATACAGAAGAGGTGCTGGATGCAGGATGAGCTGCCCTGGTCCCTCTGGGGACCAGGGGACACTGGGGTGTGCACCCTGGGCTGTGCCGGGCAGGAcaagggaagggatggggaggCCACAGTTGGATGCTGGGACCAGTTTGGGGCCCCCAGGGATCCCCAAAGCAGAGCGAGCCTGGGGACACCATAGTGATGGTGGGTGGAAACCAGAGCGTAtaaggagaggctgggggagctgggcttgCTCAGCCAGAGAAAATGTGGCGAAGCAGGATCCAACAGCATCTCCCCCTGCCCAAAGGGGTCCCTGAGACACCAGGGCCAGACCATGCCagtctgagcaacctgctgcagctgcagcatcgACCCCGCTGGAAACGGGGTCAGGCTGGAGACCCCCACCCTGATGCCTCCTTGAAGAGCCAAATTATAGGTAACagggaaggcaaaaaaagtctttttaatCAATGCAACTATTGTGCAAATATCTCAGCTTTCAACCCTAGCATAGAAGCAACTCTTATAACTGGGCTCACCGATGTCTGTATTCTGACCCCGAAGTGTCATGAGAAGGTAAGGATGATCAGGCTGTTGAAGGAAAACTCACCAGTGTGAAGTcctccagcagcatcctgcaCACACCACTCATGATGAGCCAGTTTTCAGAGCCGTCAGCGTTGTACCAGGGCAGCCAAGGAGTCACATGCAACACCTTGGTTTGTCAACACATATCTAGGGACAGATGCGGAGCTGAAGGTTAAAGCATCACCCTGTTAAAAAAGCTGGAAAGTCTGGCTTTGCTGGAACACCTCCTCCCCCTACAATATCTCCTGCAAGCACCCTCTCATGATGTGGTCCCTTAAGGAGGCCGGGAGATGCTGGACCCACACAGCAGTGCTCGCTGGCCTACCACCACAGATCTATCCTCTCCTCCCAGGTGATGAAATCGGGAGAATTCAAAGCCTTTGACTATGGCAGCAAAAACCCAGCCGTGTACCACCAGGtaggaggctgcagcagcagtgctggtggctGGAGATGCCAGGGGACTGTCCTGGGTGGTGTGGGGACAGGCTAACTTGCAGGGTTTGACCATAATGGTGGTTCCTCAGACCTTGCTGTGTCCCTCCAGGAGACACCTCCCTCCTACCAGGTGGAGGAGATGCCTGTGCCCACTGCAGTGTGGTCAGGTGGGGAGGACTGGGCggctgacccaagggatgttcGCCTGCTGCTGCCCCGTATCGCCCACCTCGTCACTTACAGCCACATCCCTGATTGGAACCACTGGGACTTCATCTGGGGTTTGGATGCCCCCAGGCGCCTCTACAGCAGCATCCTGGAGCTGATGGAGGGGTCCCAGTAGAGcggcagctccccagggagatGCCAGTGgcctgtcccctctcccttGGGTGCGACAGTCCAAGGATGCAGAGGGACATCCCCTGCTGTCCCCTCCTTCCTGCTGGCCTGACACACTAGTGGTGACGGTGCTTCCTGTGCATCCCTTAGTCATCGAGGTTTGTCCTCTTTGTTTGAGATCTCCTCAAGGAATGGTGGCACCATGCAGCAGGGCAGTGCCAGGGTCAGCCAAGGCATTGGGGCAGGCAGGAACCACCGGCCGGGCAGCCCTGCTGGAAGGGCCCCAGGGTGATGGTGGAGCTGGGTCCTGGGCTGCCCAGTGGGTGAGGGATTAGAGCACCCAACCCTCGGGGAGATGGGACGGAGCTGGGATCGTTGGGTCTGGCCACAGGGAGGCAGGGGTGTCTGAGAGCAGCCCCTCatcacagcacaggcagggatTGAGCAGATGGATGAGGCTAAACCCTTCTCAGCAGCACAAGTGATGCTATGAAGGGCCCCAGCCCCAGATCACAGCCCAGGGGATTCAGGGTGGACGTGGGGAACCCTTCTTCCCCCATGcaggtccccagggaggtggaggGTCTCCATCTAGGGGACAGGACTCAGCTGGGCCAAGTCGGCCACATGCCTGCAGCATTTGGTGCCAGGGCTGAGTGGCCGGAGATCCCAGGGGGTGGCTGCATGGCTCAGCGCCCACAGGCCAGGAACGCCCGTCCTCCACCACTGGGAGCCGGTGGCCCCGCATGCCCGGGGGCCGGGTCACAGGGCCACCGTCCCCCCACGAAGCTGCCCCCAGGCTGGTGTCCCCCGGCGGCACGCGGCCCACCCCTGCTGCTCGCTGCCAAACCAGAGGCAGGGAAATTCCCTCCCAAATAAACGCTCAGAGGGGATTTCAGAAGGCTGCGCCGCGGCTCGGACACCCCGGGCTCTTCCTCGCGTGTAAATGTCTTCCGTGGGGCTGCCCGTGCTCGAGGCCGGCGGGGATAAACACCGGCAGCAGCAGGGGGCGAGAGACCGCCGGCAACGAACCAGCGGGCAGCCTctggggcggggcggagggggcggGGCACGGCCGGAGGGGGCggcgccgggcggcggcgggcgccaTGGAGGGCGGCGGAGGCGGGCGgcgggtggtggtggtgggcgcggggctggcggggctgggggcggcgcAGCGGCTCCGCGGACACGGCTCCCTCCGCGTGCTGGAGGCGGGGACCCGCGCCGGGGGGCGCGTCTGCACCCGCCCCTTCGGTacggggagggggccgggggcggcaCCGAGTGGGTGGGTGGGCCGGGGGTCGGCACCGGGGCACGGGGattgggggggcggcggctgtACCGGCgcaggagcagggatgggggagcTCCACCTGAATTCcgccccccactcccccccgtAGGGCCAGTCCTGAGTGGGGCAGACGCAGGGCTGAGGGTCTCCAGTCCTGTGGGTGCAGCAGGGCCAACCCAGAGCCAGTGATGGGTAGCACAGGGGAACCAGGGCAAGGAAAAGGGTCCACCGGCTACAGCTTTGGGGGGCGTAGGGACCCCTGCCACACGTATGCCTTGGGGTGACCCCCCCGTaccctccctgcagcacagggccTGGTGGAGATGGGGGCACACTGGATCCACGGCCCCTCACCAGGGAACCCCGTCTTCCGCCTGGCCACCCACTATGGCCTGCTGGGCTCAGAGGCTGCCCGGGAGGAGAATCAGCAGGTGGAGGCAGGTGGCCACCCCCCACTGCCCTCCGTCACCTACggcagctcagggagggtgCTCAGCCCCCAGGAGGTGAGCAAAGCCCACGACCTCTTTGACACCCTCCTGACCTCTGCCCGTGCTTTTTGGGGGGCCAAGGAGCTGCCAGCGCCCAGCGTGGGAGAGTACCTGCGGGCAGAGATTGGCCAGAGGGTCCCCACTTCAGCGGGAGGCAAGGAGGAAGAtgcccagcagctccagctggccATCCTCGCTGCCTGCCTCAAGCTGGAGTGTTGCATCAGTGGGACCCACAGCATGGACCTGGTGGCCCTGGAGCCCTTTGGGGAGTACATCTCCCTGCCTGGCCTGGACTGCACCTTCCCGGGGTAAGTGCAGGGCGCTGGAGGGGGGACACAGAAGAGCATTTCAGGGGACAcaccatccccagcagcgccTTCTCCCGCAGTGGCTACAGCAGCTTGCCTGATCACATGCTCTCGGCTCTGCCGGAGGGCACCATCCTGCTCAACAAGGCGGTGAGGACCATCCGGTGGAGAGGGTCCTTCCACGAGGAAGGGGATGAGACCAGGGATTTTCCGGTCCGGGTGGAGTGTGAGGACGGAGACGTCTTCCTCGCCGACCACATCATCGTCACTGTCCCACTGGGTGAGGACACCAACACCTTTCcttgccctgcctgtcccctccAACCAGTTGCTGCAGTGGGAGATGGGCAGATGGAGGGCAGGGATGTGCTCAAACCCCTTCCCAGCCTCCCCTCTCTGAGAGGGGAGGCTGGGAAGGGGTTTGAGGAGGGGAAAAGTATCTCAGACCCCATTTAGGAGCCCAGCAAACAGAGCTCCCCAATCTTCTGCCTGATCTTCTGCCTGCAGGTTTCCTCAAGGAACGCCACCAGGACTTCTTCCAGCCTTCGCTGCCAGAGCGGAAGGCAGAGGCCATTCGCCACCTGGGTTTTGGTACCAACAACAAGATCTTCCTGGAGTTCGAGCAGCCTTTCTGGGAACCCCACCAACAGCTCCTCAAAGTGGTGTGGGAGGACGAGTCACCCCTTGAGGAGCCCAGCGCCAACCTGGAGGCTAACTGGTTCAAGAAGCTCATTGGATTCGTGGTCCTCCAACCACCAGAGCAGTACGTGGCCAGGAGTGTCAGCAAAGAGGCATCATGGACAGGCGGGGTTGGGTATCTTCTGGGCAACGTGAAGGAGCGTCTCAGTCCTGTCTGGAGCTTAAAGACCTTCTCTGGGTTGCTGGTAGCCTGTAAGGCAGCTCCAGACCCTGTCTTCCCTCCCCAGGCACGGGCACGTCCTCTGCGGCTTCATCGCGGGGAAGGAGTCAGAGTACATGGAGACGCTGAGTGAGGCGGAGGTTCTCAGCACCATGACGTGCGTCCTCCGCACGCTGACAGGTACTGCCGCCTCCTCCGCCCTCCTTGCCCCAACACTGCCCCTGGGGGAACACGGACCCACGTTTCTGGATCCCACCCAAAATCTGCGCCTGCAGGGAACCCccacctgcctgctcccaggagCGTGCTCCGGTCCCGGTGGCACAGCGCTCCCTACACCCAGGGCTCCTACAGCTACGTGGCCGTTGGCAGCTCAGGGGACGACATTGATGTGCtggcccagcccctgcccaagGACCCCGAGGACTCCAAGGTAACTGCTTTAGGCCTGAGGGGAATGCAGCGACCATGGGGAGAGCAGGACCACCccagggacacagggacagctgggcaggggtgggaacAGGGCGCCTCAGGCCTTGAGGAACACAGAGAGGTGGCATTTGTCACTCCTGCTCCATTTGGGAGGGCACCAATGCTCGGATCACCAGCCCACCCCCTACTGGCTCTTTCCACTGAGCtccatttctgtaaaatttggGGATGAGTACCTCCTTCCAACCACTTTCTGGCATCCTCATATCACGGGGTGGGTTTCTAAGGAAGGCAAGGTGCCTGCTCCTTGGTCTCCCTAGGGTGGGTCATGCATCTGCGGGGTGCCAAAGGGCTGGTTTGGCACGATTCGGTGTCCCTGCTGGGCTAGGTAAGGTGGCAGCCCACAACGCTCACCTTCTACCTCGCTGCAGCCTTTGCAGCTCCTCTTCGCTGGCGAGGCCACCCACCGCACCTTCTACTCCACCACCCACGGGGCCCTGCTGTCGGGCTGGCGAGAGGCCGAGCGCCTTAACAGCCTCTTTGCGGCACCCAGCCCCACTCCCCGGCTCtgaggagggaaaataaaaccGGTGCTTCACAGGTCGCCGCCAGTCAGATTCCTTTATTGAGAAGCCTCCCTAGCAGAGGGTCGCTGGGGCTTCTCTCTCTGCGGGGGGATGAACGCGGTTCCTCGGCTGGGGCCCGGCGGGGAGGAGGCGCTGCGGCGTTAGTACCAGTTGGTGCTGGCGACGAGGAAGCGGGTGTCGTCCAGCGGAGTCTGAGCCGGGCCTGGCTCCGGGGCGggctgaggggctgggggcggctggggtGCGGCTTGGGGACCAGGACCCATGATACGGGGGTCGCTGGGGCCGGGGGAGGGCACGGAGTGTGTCCCGGCACCCCCCGTGCCGCCAGGGCCGACCACCGGTGCCCCGACAGACCCCGTAGGCCGTAGCTCCGCCATAGCACCGAGAAGACGGAAGTGATGCGTCGCGCCGGGTGTGACGCACAgaggccgcgccgccgccgccgccatgagAGTGTGGGCGGGAGCGCTGCGGGTGGCCCGGACCGAGCTCAGCGGGTTTCGGGAGTGCTTCGATTTCGGCGGCCGCGATGTGGCCTCCTGGTTCCCGGGGCACATGGCGAAAGGTGAGGGCGGGTAGCGGGGCGGACTGCACCCCCGCCGCTTCCTCCGCCGCCGCTCACCCGTTGCTGCCTTGCAGGCCTGCGTCAGATGCGGGCCTCCCTGCGGCGCGCCGACTGCCTCATCGAGGTGCACGACGCTCGCATATCCTTCGGCACGGCTCTACATCCCCCACCGCCCCTGGGTGTCCGGTGGGGCAGCGGGAGCCGCGCCCCGCCCCCTGTACCCGTGCCCCCCGCTGCCCCACCAGCCCCGTCTACCCCCAGGCCGCTCCTTCTACCAGTCCCGCGCCCCCCCTCACTCCTCAAAACCCCCTATCAATCCCACCCCGCCCCAACTGACCCCCTTAGTACCCGCTCCCACAACAGCACGCAGTCTCTCCTTAGCGGCACCCACATCCCGCTGTCGGGCCGTAACCCCGtgctgcaggaggtgctgggcaTCCGCCCGCATATCCTGGTGCTGAACAAGATGGACCTGGCTGATCCCCGCCGGCAGCCAGTGagtgccagggcagggctggctgggggccTGTTGGTCACCACAGATGTATGCCGACAATGCCTCTGCCTGTTCCCTTCAGACAGTCTTGGAGCACCTGAAGCAGCAGGGATGCTCGCATGTTGTCTTCGCTGACTGCCAGCACGATGGCAATGTCAAGAAGGTA of the Phalacrocorax aristotelis chromosome 14, bGulAri2.1, whole genome shotgun sequence genome contains:
- the LOC142064609 gene encoding lipase member M-like, which translates into the protein MWLLMAVLVSIQAPTNSADAIEQKKAINPETFMNVSQIICHRGYPSEEYEVLTRDGYYVSLNRIPHGRENPRNRGPKPVVFLQHGLLGEGSHWVENLANNSLGFILADSGYDVWLGNSRGTSWSQRHQQLSADQVEFWDFSFHEMAMYDLPAMINFVLQKTGQKQIYYVGYSQGCTIAFIAFSSMPELAQKIRMFFALAPAVTIKHAKSPIVKMSFLLDRQFRMFPLLLGRTDASLRIRKLWGFLPQLCRHPLLHKPCANLLFLLGGYNEKNLNMTRLDVYTSHYPDRTSVKNMIHWAQVMKSGEFKAFDYGSKNPAVYHQETPPSYQVEEMPVPTAVWSGGEDWAADPRDVRLLLPRIAHLVTYSHIPDWNHWDFIWGLDAPRRLYSSILELMEGSQ
- the PAOX gene encoding peroxisomal N(1)-acetyl-spermine/spermidine oxidase isoform X1: MEGGGGGRRVVVVGAGLAGLGAAQRLRGHGSLRVLEAGTRAGGRVCTRPFAQGLVEMGAHWIHGPSPGNPVFRLATHYGLLGSEAAREENQQVEAGGHPPLPSVTYGSSGRVLSPQEVSKAHDLFDTLLTSARAFWGAKELPAPSVGEYLRAEIGQRVPTSAGGKEEDAQQLQLAILAACLKLECCISGTHSMDLVALEPFGEYISLPGLDCTFPGGYSSLPDHMLSALPEGTILLNKAVRTIRWRGSFHEEGDETRDFPVRVECEDGDVFLADHIIVTVPLGFLKERHQDFFQPSLPERKAEAIRHLGFGTNNKIFLEFEQPFWEPHQQLLKVVWEDESPLEEPSANLEANWFKKLIGFVVLQPPEQHGHVLCGFIAGKESEYMETLSEAEVLSTMTCVLRTLTGTAASSALLAPTLPLGEHGPTFLDPTQNLRLQGTPTCLLPGACSGPGGTALPTPRAPTATWPLAAQGTTLMCWPSPCPRTPRTPSLCSSSSLARPPTAPSTPPPTGPCCRAGERPSALTASLRHPAPLPGSEEGK
- the PAOX gene encoding peroxisomal N(1)-acetyl-spermine/spermidine oxidase isoform X2; this translates as MEGGGGGRRVVVVGAGLAGLGAAQRLRGHGSLRVLEAGTRAGGRVCTRPFAQGLVEMGAHWIHGPSPGNPVFRLATHYGLLGSEAAREENQQVEAGGHPPLPSVTYGSSGRVLSPQEVSKAHDLFDTLLTSARAFWGAKELPAPSVGEYLRAEIGQRVPTSAGGKEEDAQQLQLAILAACLKLECCISGTHSMDLVALEPFGEYISLPGLDCTFPGGYSSLPDHMLSALPEGTILLNKAVRTIRWRGSFHEEGDETRDFPVRVECEDGDVFLADHIIVTVPLGFLKERHQDFFQPSLPERKAEAIRHLGFGTNNKIFLEFEQPFWEPHQQLLKVVWEDESPLEEPSANLEANWFKKLIGFVVLQPPEQHGHVLCGFIAGKESEYMETLSEAEVLSTMTCVLRTLTGNPHLPAPRSVLRSRWHSAPYTQGSYSYVAVGSSGDDIDVLAQPLPKDPEDSKPLQLLFAGEATHRTFYSTTHGALLSGWREAERLNSLFAAPSPTPRL
- the PAOX gene encoding peroxisomal N(1)-acetyl-spermine/spermidine oxidase isoform X3, with amino-acid sequence MEGGGGGRRVVVVGAGLAGLGAAQRLRGHGSLRVLEAGTRAGGRVCTRPFAQGLVEMGAHWIHGPSPGNPVFRLATHYGLLGSEAAREENQQVEAGGHPPLPSVTYGSSGRVLSPQEVSKAHDLFDTLLTSARAFWGAKELPAPSVGEYLRAEIGQRVPTSAGGKEEDAQQLQLAILAACLKLECCISGTHSMDLVALEPFGEYISLPGLDCTFPGGYSSLPDHMLSALPEGTILLNKAVRTIRWRGSFHEEGDETRDFPVRVECEDGDVFLADHIIVTVPLGFLKERHQDFFQPSLPERKAEAIRHLGFGTNNKIFLEFEQPFWEPHQQLLKVVWEDESPLEEPSANLEANWFKKLIGFVVLQPPEQHGHVLCGFIAGKESEYMETLSEAEVLSTMTCVLRTLTGLLQLRGRWQLRGRH